In Nonomuraea sp. NBC_00507, the following are encoded in one genomic region:
- a CDS encoding DUF624 domain-containing protein: MGEVTAGRRFGEGPLSRAAALIYTLLVVEGMFLLTAAPGLLALPLLGQDGSNVPLAALCALPLGPALSAALYAVRHRSRDLADLHPAAAFWRGYKANVRGVLKIWVPWLAVLAIIGTNFANFAAAGVPGWWAVLLVLVAVAAMLWAANALVITSLFAFRAVDVARLAAYFLMRFPKATLGNVSLLVVAAGVTVIGTELAAAVLASAFAAALLWNSRTMIAEVQEKFTA, from the coding sequence ATGGGCGAGGTGACGGCCGGGCGGCGGTTCGGTGAAGGACCGCTCTCGCGGGCCGCCGCGCTGATCTACACCCTGCTGGTGGTCGAGGGCATGTTCCTGCTCACGGCCGCGCCAGGGCTCCTGGCGCTCCCCCTGCTCGGCCAGGACGGCAGCAACGTGCCGCTGGCGGCGCTCTGCGCGCTGCCCCTCGGCCCCGCGCTGTCGGCCGCGCTCTACGCGGTGCGCCACCGCAGCCGGGATCTGGCGGACCTGCACCCGGCGGCGGCGTTCTGGCGCGGCTACAAGGCCAACGTGCGCGGGGTGCTGAAGATCTGGGTTCCGTGGCTGGCGGTGCTGGCCATCATCGGGACCAACTTCGCCAACTTCGCCGCCGCCGGGGTTCCGGGGTGGTGGGCGGTGCTGCTGGTGCTCGTCGCGGTGGCGGCCATGCTCTGGGCCGCCAACGCGCTGGTGATCACCTCGTTGTTCGCGTTCCGGGCCGTGGACGTGGCCAGGCTGGCGGCCTACTTCCTCATGCGCTTCCCCAAGGCGACCCTGGGCAACGTGTCCCTGCTGGTCGTGGCGGCCGGCGTCACCGTGATCGGCACCGAGCTGGCGGCGGCCGTTCTGGCTTCGGCGTTCGCGGCGGCCCTGCTGTGGAACAGCCGGACGATGATCGCCGAGGTCCAGGAGAAGTTCACCGCCTAG
- a CDS encoding alpha-glucuronidase, with protein sequence MTIPALTDVHPAWLPPEAFRAIGSRRALVLGDGALTGTVHDEVAAACARYGGSAERAGDGPFDLVLALTTAGPLPPGAAAIAAEAGPIGEEGYVLASRDGVTAVLASDPAGLLYGLFHLVRLGEPAFGAARPVERHEPAMHRRMLDHWDNIDVHPVMGQVERGYAGGSIFWRDGVLREDLTRVRAYGRLLAACGINAVAINNVNVHATEAHLLTDRLGEVAAIAAELRPYGIRVHVSVTFASPMALGGLPTADPLDEDVRRWWAATTARVYETIPDFGGYVVKADSEGQPGPFAYGRSHADGANLLAGALAPHGGVVHWRAFVYNHRQDWRDRSTDRARAAYDHFAPLDGSFRDNAILQVKYGPMDFQPREPVSPVIAAMPATRLAVEFQVTQEYTGQQKHVCYLAPLWRELLDFRPWGRDGRDVADVATELVAVSNVGDDAYWTGHPLAQANLYEFGRLAWDPRLAPDTVLDEWIDLTFAPDAEPLRRTLHTIMDGSWRTYERYTAPLGVGFMVRPGHHYGPDVDGYEYTPWGTYHFADRDGVGVDRTRATGTGYTGQYPRPWSDVYESLEQCPDELLLFFHHVPYGHVLRGGATVIQHIYDTHFAGADEVAEMRTHWDKVEGLADPALHTRVQELLDEQLRCAQEWRDQVNAYFFRKSGVPDAHGRRIP encoded by the coding sequence GTGACCATTCCTGCGCTGACCGACGTGCATCCGGCGTGGCTGCCGCCGGAGGCGTTCCGTGCGATCGGCTCGCGCCGGGCCCTCGTGCTCGGCGACGGCGCCCTCACCGGGACCGTGCACGATGAGGTCGCGGCGGCCTGCGCCCGGTACGGCGGCAGCGCCGAGCGGGCCGGTGACGGCCCCTTCGACCTCGTGCTCGCGCTCACCACGGCCGGCCCGTTGCCGCCGGGCGCGGCGGCGATCGCGGCCGAGGCCGGGCCGATCGGCGAGGAGGGTTACGTGCTCGCCAGCCGCGACGGCGTCACGGCGGTGCTCGCGAGCGACCCGGCCGGCCTGCTCTACGGCCTGTTCCACCTGGTCAGGCTCGGCGAGCCGGCTTTCGGGGCGGCGCGGCCGGTGGAGCGGCACGAGCCGGCGATGCACCGGCGCATGCTCGATCACTGGGACAACATCGACGTGCACCCGGTGATGGGCCAGGTCGAGCGCGGCTACGCGGGCGGCTCGATCTTCTGGCGGGACGGCGTCCTGCGCGAGGACCTGACGCGGGTGCGGGCCTACGGCCGGCTGCTGGCCGCGTGCGGGATCAACGCGGTCGCGATCAACAACGTGAACGTGCACGCCACGGAGGCCCACCTGCTGACCGACCGGCTCGGCGAGGTCGCCGCGATCGCGGCCGAGCTGCGCCCGTACGGGATCCGGGTGCACGTGTCGGTCACCTTCGCCTCCCCCATGGCGCTCGGCGGCCTGCCGACCGCCGACCCGCTCGACGAGGACGTGCGACGGTGGTGGGCGGCGACCACCGCGCGGGTGTACGAGACGATCCCCGATTTCGGCGGCTACGTGGTGAAGGCCGACTCCGAGGGCCAGCCGGGCCCGTTCGCGTACGGGCGCAGCCACGCCGACGGCGCGAACCTGCTGGCCGGCGCGCTGGCCCCGCACGGCGGGGTCGTGCACTGGCGGGCGTTCGTCTACAACCATCGGCAGGACTGGCGCGACCGGTCGACCGACCGCGCCCGCGCCGCCTATGACCACTTCGCCCCGCTCGACGGGAGTTTCCGCGACAACGCGATCCTGCAGGTGAAGTACGGCCCCATGGACTTCCAGCCGCGTGAGCCGGTGTCACCGGTGATCGCCGCCATGCCCGCGACGCGGCTGGCGGTGGAGTTCCAGGTGACGCAGGAGTACACCGGCCAGCAGAAGCATGTCTGCTACCTGGCCCCGTTGTGGCGCGAGCTGCTGGACTTCCGGCCGTGGGGCCGGGACGGCCGCGACGTGGCCGACGTCGCCACCGAGCTCGTCGCGGTCTCCAACGTGGGCGACGACGCGTATTGGACGGGCCACCCGCTCGCCCAGGCCAACCTGTACGAGTTCGGCCGCCTGGCCTGGGACCCGCGCCTCGCCCCTGACACCGTCCTCGACGAGTGGATCGACCTCACGTTCGCCCCCGACGCCGAGCCGCTGCGGCGCACGCTGCACACGATCATGGACGGCTCCTGGCGGACTTACGAGCGGTACACGGCCCCGCTCGGCGTCGGCTTCATGGTCAGGCCGGGCCATCACTACGGGCCGGACGTGGACGGCTACGAGTACACGCCGTGGGGGACGTACCACTTCGCCGACCGCGACGGCGTCGGCGTGGACCGCACGCGGGCCACCGGCACCGGCTACACCGGCCAGTATCCGCGGCCGTGGTCGGACGTCTACGAGTCCCTCGAGCAGTGCCCGGACGAGCTGCTGCTGTTCTTCCACCACGTGCCGTACGGGCACGTGCTGCGCGGCGGCGCGACGGTCATCCAGCACATCTACGACACCCACTTCGCCGGAGCCGACGAGGTGGCCGAGATGCGCACGCACTGGGACAAGGTGGAAGGGCTGGCCGACCCGGCGCTGCACACCCGGGTGCAGGAGCTGCTCGACGAGCAGCTCCGCTGCGCGCAGGAGTGGCGTGACCAGGTCAACGCTTACTTCTTCCGCAAGTCGGGGGTGCCGGACGCGCACGGCCGGCGGATCCCCTAG